A single region of the Pelobates fuscus isolate aPelFus1 chromosome 4, aPelFus1.pri, whole genome shotgun sequence genome encodes:
- the NPBWR1 gene encoding neuropeptides B/W receptor type 1, with the protein MENISMTLLSNSSRRPEWFNGSMPQIIPNFYLALPIIYSIICAVGLTGNTAVIYVILKAPKMKSVTNMFILNLAIADELFTLVLPINIVDYLLLQWPFGEFMCKLIISIDEYNTFSSLYFLTVMSIDRYLVVVATVESKKLTFRTYRAAQIVSLCVWIFVTIIILPFIIFAKIHKDQGRLQCVFVFPNPESMWWQMSRIYTLIMGFAIPVSTICILYTMMLYKLRKMRLNTHAKALDKAKKKVTFMVVIILAVCLFCWTPYHLSTVVALTTDIPQTPLVIGISLFITSLSYANSCLNPFLYAFLDDNFRKSFRKLVECRSSP; encoded by the coding sequence ATGGAGAACATATCGATGACATTGCTCTCAAATTCATCCAGGAGACCAGAGTGGTTCAATGGATCAATGCCCCAGATCATCCCAAACTTCTACCTGGCTTTACCCATCATCTATTCCATAATCTGTGCAGTTGGACTAACTGGAAATACTGCTGTGATTTACGTCATTCTCAAGGCACCAAAAATGAAGTCTGTGACCAATATGTTTATCCTGAACTTGGCTATTGCAGATGAACTATTCACATTGGTATTACCAATAAATATTGTTGATTACTTGCTCCTACAGTGGCCCTTTGGAGAGTTTATGTGTAAGCTGATTATTTCCATTGACGAGTACAATACTTTCTCCAGCTTATATTTTTTAACAGTTATGAGTATTGATAGATATCTTGTGGTTGTTGCAACAGTGGAATCCAAAAAACTAACCTTCCGTACGTACAGAGCCGCACAAATTGTAAGCCTATGTGTCTGGATTTTTGTTACTATCATAATATTGCCTTTTATTATTTTCGCCAAGATTCATAAAGACCAGGGTCGTTTACAATGTGTCTTTGTGTTCCCCAACCCAGAGAGCATGTGGTGGCAAATGAGTCGAATCTATACTCTGATAATGGGTTTTGCAATACCTGTGTCTACTATATGCATACTCTATACCATGATGCTTTACAAGTTAAGAAAAATGCGTTTAAACACACATGCAAAAGCTTTAGACAAAGCTAAGAAGAAGGTGACTTTTATGGTTGTGATAATTCTTGCTGTGTGTCTGTTTTGCTGGACTCCTTATCATCTCAGCACGGTTGTGGCTCTAACCACAGACATCCCCCAGACTCCCTTAGTTATTggaatttctttatttattaccaGTTTGAGTTATGCAAACAGTTGCCTCAATCCATTTCTATATGCATTTTTAgatgataattttagaaagagcTTTAGAAAATTAGTAGAGTGCAGATCATCCCCCTGA